CCTCCCTGGACGCGCCACTTACGATCGGGCTGGTTCAACACTTTGAGGTAGGCGGCGGGGGGTTGATTGTCAATCCAAGTGGTGGACTGCTGGGGAATCTCAGTCACAGATTCCGCAACCCGCTTGATCAACTCGCCGTCAAACTCGGGGTGCATGTAAAGCACCGGTAAGGTCCAGGCGGGCTGGTTGAATTTGTAGAGGGTGAGGAGGTGTTGCCGAGCGATCGCCACTGCTTCATCCACGGGCGATCGCTCGGCCAGCGCTTGGGCAAAGACTTGGATAAAACTTAAGGACTCGCGATCGGCGATCGAGTCGCGCATACCCACCACTGCCGGTACGCCATGGTGAATCAACACCTCGGCTAGGCTACTGCGAGGGATAGCATGGCGTCCCTGTTGATCTGGCTGTGCCCCCCAGCAGGCATTAAACACCGCCAGCTTTACACGACAGCGGGTCAGCACTTGGGCGAGTTCTGTGCCATTCAGGGTGGCATCATCCCGGAGGAACAAGAGCCCTCCATCAGGCGCTGGCATCCCGTGCCCTGCATAGAAAAATACATTAAAGCTATCGGCTTCTAGCTGTTCAATCAGCTCTGCGGGGGTGGGTTGCAGGACTGTGGTGACCTCACAGGGTACGGGAGCCGTTTGCCCGCGTCCACTATAGGTTTTGGTAGAGCGGGTGAGTAAACTGGCTAGGGCCTCTGCCTCTTGTTCGAGCTTCAGTCGCTGCTGAGCTTGTCCACTAGGGTGCGATCGCGCCCCTGCTGACGGATCTGATTCGCCATCATGACCAATCACCAACAGTACCTTCAGCACCTGCTCAATTCTCAGGGGCGGTAAGGGATCAACGTCGCTCGTCGTGCGGCTAAAGAAGATTTGCTGGCTGAGGGAAATGGCTTGCTTCCCCGGCTGGGGCTGCATGATCTCCCAGGGTAGGGCAATGAGTTCGGGATCGCGAATTTCTAGGCGCAGGCGCAGGGAGTTACCTTGACCGATGGC
The Candidatus Obscuribacterales bacterium genome window above contains:
- a CDS encoding CHAT domain-containing protein, producing MSDTPCLSLAITRLTAAESGHYALWVLQAPYPSGYVHHDCLWPLTLSQTWETWQSLFSLRGLPMVPRIPSTYVPEPVPSLAGNDAIPSSGQAGYTSRLMQHLGVQLWQWLFDGPIQSSLDQSQGIAIGQGNSLRLRLEIRDPELIALPWEIMQPQPGKQAISLSQQIFFSRTTSDVDPLPPLRIEQVLKVLLVIGHDGESDPSAGARSHPSGQAQQRLKLEQEAEALASLLTRSTKTYSGRGQTAPVPCEVTTVLQPTPAELIEQLEADSFNVFFYAGHGMPAPDGGLLFLRDDATLNGTELAQVLTRCRVKLAVFNACWGAQPDQQGRHAIPRSSLAEVLIHHGVPAVVGMRDSIADRESLSFIQVFAQALAERSPVDEAVAIARQHLLTLYKFNQPAWTLPVLYMHPEFDGELIKRVAESVTEIPQQSTTWIDNQPPAAYLKVLNQPDRKWRVQGGIIRVGSSEDYGNDLILEEPGVSRKHAEIFCRNLNDARPTYFLRDFSRFGTLMLTDKGWQKIHRHEVPLISQTQLKFGSSKGQTVEFVIDDADMT